Proteins co-encoded in one Bacteroidota bacterium genomic window:
- a CDS encoding alpha/beta hydrolase has product MRKAILLFLAISFGLAAFAQKVEYSTALNVPYYNDQEHQSDSYVANQCVLDLYYPKNVKGFATVVWFHGGGLTSGEKEIPEALKGKGFAVVGVNYRLSPKVHSPKFIEDAAASVAWVFNHIQSFGGDPSLIFVSGHSAGGYLTLMVGLDKRWLDVYHIDANRIAGLIPLSGQTITHIAIRHERGIPDTQPVVDDLAPLNHVRADAPPLLLITGDRELEMLGRYEENAYLMRMMKVAGHKNTRLYELDGYGHSMTEPAFPLLVSEVKKIINEKRGTNK; this is encoded by the coding sequence ATGAGAAAAGCTATATTGCTATTCCTGGCTATTAGCTTTGGACTTGCCGCATTTGCTCAAAAAGTTGAATATTCTACTGCATTGAATGTTCCCTATTATAATGATCAGGAACATCAGTCAGATAGTTATGTGGCCAATCAATGTGTTCTGGATCTTTATTATCCCAAAAACGTCAAGGGGTTTGCAACCGTCGTTTGGTTTCATGGAGGAGGCCTGACTTCCGGAGAAAAAGAAATTCCTGAGGCGTTGAAGGGAAAAGGATTTGCTGTTGTGGGGGTTAATTATCGCCTGTCGCCTAAAGTTCATTCTCCGAAATTTATTGAAGATGCCGCTGCATCTGTGGCCTGGGTTTTCAATCATATACAAAGTTTTGGCGGCGATCCTTCACTGATTTTTGTTTCCGGCCATTCTGCCGGAGGCTATCTGACCCTTATGGTGGGCTTGGATAAAAGATGGCTTGATGTTTATCACATTGATGCAAACCGTATCGCCGGCCTTATTCCGTTGAGCGGACAAACAATTACGCATATTGCGATCCGTCATGAACGAGGGATACCTGATACGCAGCCAGTGGTTGATGACTTGGCACCGCTTAATCACGTCCGTGCTGATGCCCCACCTTTGTTATTAATCACCGGTGACCGGGAGCTGGAAATGCTGGGCCGTTATGAAGAAAATGCTTACCTGATGCGGATGATGAAAGTTGCCGGGCATAAAAATACCCGCTTATATGAGTTGGACGGATACGGGCACTCGATGACCGAACCAGCTTTTCCTTTGTTGGTCAGCGAAGTTAAGAAGATAATCAACGAAAAAAGAGGAACGAATAAATAG